From the Serratia nematodiphila DZ0503SBS1 genome, one window contains:
- a CDS encoding helix-turn-helix domain-containing protein, producing the protein MITDAIKAADALLRAVPLLQGSRAQQDYREALELVEYLLENDERHPLIDMLAKKIAEYEDNSAEFTAFNQRITQLPQGVAALRVLMEQHQLSQSDFEHEIGKKSLVNQILNGKRSLTIPHIMALAKRFNLPPALFLPEAD; encoded by the coding sequence ATGATTACAGATGCCATTAAGGCGGCCGATGCGCTACTGCGCGCCGTGCCCTTGTTGCAGGGCAGCCGCGCTCAGCAAGACTACCGGGAAGCGCTCGAATTGGTGGAATACCTGCTGGAAAACGATGAACGCCATCCGCTGATTGACATGTTGGCAAAAAAAATCGCCGAATATGAAGACAACAGCGCCGAATTTACCGCATTCAACCAGCGTATAACCCAACTCCCGCAGGGGGTGGCCGCGCTTCGCGTACTGATGGAACAGCACCAACTCAGCCAAAGTGATTTTGAACATGAGATCGGTAAAAAGTCGTTGGTTAACCAAATCCTGAACGGCAAAAGATCGCTGACCATTCCGCACATTATGGCGCTGGCCAAGCGTTTCAATCTGCCCCCGGCCCTGTTCCTGCCGGAAGCGGATTAG
- the rapZ gene encoding RNase adapter RapZ: MVLMIVSGRSGSGKSVALRALEDMGFYCVDNLPVVLLPQLANTLAERNISAAVSIDVRNMPESPEVFEYAMTQLPDSFSPQLLFLDADRNTLIRRYSDTRRLHPLSSKNLSLESAIDEESDLLEPLRSRADLIIDTSEMSVHELAEMLRTRLLGKRERELTMVFESFGFKHGIPIDADYVFDVRFLPNPHWDPKLRPMTGLDKPVASFLDRHTEVHNFIYQTRSYLEQWLPMLETNNRSYLTVAIGCTGGKHRSVYVAEQLADYFRSRGKNVQSRHRTLEKRKQ; encoded by the coding sequence ATGGTGCTGATGATTGTCAGCGGCCGTTCCGGTTCCGGAAAATCCGTCGCCTTGCGGGCGCTGGAAGACATGGGTTTTTACTGCGTTGACAACCTGCCGGTGGTGCTGCTGCCGCAGCTCGCCAATACGCTGGCGGAACGCAATATCTCCGCGGCGGTCAGCATCGACGTGCGCAACATGCCGGAATCACCGGAAGTGTTCGAATACGCGATGACTCAGCTGCCGGACAGCTTCTCGCCGCAGCTGCTGTTCCTCGACGCCGATCGCAACACGCTGATCCGCCGTTACAGCGACACCCGCCGCCTGCACCCGCTCTCCAGCAAAAACCTGTCGCTGGAAAGCGCCATCGACGAAGAGAGCGATCTGCTCGAACCGCTGCGCTCGCGGGCGGACCTGATTATCGACACCTCGGAAATGTCGGTGCACGAACTGGCCGAAATGCTGCGCACCCGCCTGCTGGGCAAGCGCGAGCGCGAACTGACCATGGTGTTCGAATCCTTCGGCTTCAAACACGGCATCCCGATCGACGCCGACTACGTGTTCGACGTGCGCTTCCTGCCGAACCCGCACTGGGATCCGAAGCTGCGGCCGATGACCGGCCTGGACAAACCGGTGGCGTCGTTCCTCGATCGCCATACCGAAGTGCACAACTTCATCTACCAGACCCGCAGCTATCTGGAACAGTGGCTGCCGATGCTGGAAACCAACAACCGCAGCTACCTGACGGTCGCCATCGGCTGTACCGGCGGCAAGCACCGTTCGGTGTACGTGGCGGAACAGCTGGCCGATTACTTCCGCTCGCGCGGCAAGAACGTGCAGTCGCGCCACCGCACGCTGGAAAAGCGTAAACAATGA
- the lptB gene encoding LPS export ABC transporter ATP-binding protein, which translates to MATLIAENLAKAYKGRKVVEDVSLKVKSGEIVGLLGPNGAGKTTTFYMVVGIVPRDAGRIVIDEEDISLLPLHARARRGIGYLPQEASIFRRLSVYDNLMAVLEIRPDLTSEQREDRAKELMEEFHISHLRDSLGQALSGGERRRVEIARALAANPKFILLDEPFAGVDPISVIDIKKIIEHLRDSGLGVLITDHNVRETLDVCERAYIVSQGKLIAHGTPDAILADEQVKRVYLGEEFRL; encoded by the coding sequence ATGGCAACACTCATCGCAGAAAACCTGGCGAAAGCCTACAAGGGCCGTAAAGTTGTCGAAGACGTCAGCCTGAAAGTGAAATCCGGCGAGATCGTCGGCCTGCTCGGCCCGAACGGTGCGGGTAAAACCACCACCTTCTACATGGTGGTCGGCATCGTGCCGCGCGACGCCGGGCGCATCGTGATCGACGAAGAAGACATCAGCCTGCTGCCGCTGCACGCCCGCGCGCGCCGCGGTATTGGTTACCTGCCGCAGGAAGCGTCGATCTTCCGCCGCCTGAGCGTGTACGACAACCTGATGGCGGTGCTGGAGATTCGCCCCGACCTCACCAGCGAACAGCGCGAAGACCGCGCCAAGGAGCTGATGGAAGAGTTCCATATCTCCCATCTGCGCGACAGCCTCGGCCAGGCGCTGTCCGGCGGTGAACGCCGCCGCGTCGAAATCGCCCGCGCGCTGGCGGCCAACCCGAAATTCATTCTGCTGGACGAACCCTTCGCCGGGGTGGATCCGATTTCCGTTATCGACATCAAAAAAATCATCGAGCACCTGCGTGACAGCGGCCTGGGCGTGCTGATCACCGACCACAACGTGCGCGAGACGCTGGACGTATGTGAACGCGCCTACATCGTCAGCCAGGGCAAACTGATTGCCCACGGCACGCCGGATGCTATTCTGGCCGACGAGCAGGTTAAACGCGTTTATCTGGGCGAAGAGTTCCGCCTCTAA
- the npr gene encoding PTS phosphocarrier protein NPr, which yields MTVKQTVEIKNKLGMHARPAMKLFELVQSFDAEVMLRNESGTEAEASSVIALLMLDSAQGRHIEVEATGPDEVNALAAVVELFNSGFDED from the coding sequence ATGACGGTCAAACAGACGGTTGAAATCAAAAACAAGCTGGGCATGCACGCGCGCCCGGCGATGAAACTGTTCGAACTGGTGCAAAGCTTCGATGCCGAGGTGATGCTGCGCAACGAAAGCGGCACCGAGGCCGAAGCCAGCAGCGTCATCGCGCTGCTGATGCTGGACTCCGCCCAGGGCCGGCATATCGAAGTCGAAGCGACCGGCCCCGACGAAGTCAACGCGCTGGCGGCAGTGGTCGAGCTGTTCAACTCCGGGTTTGATGAAGATTAG
- the hpf gene encoding ribosome hibernation promoting factor, with protein sequence MQLNITGHHIEITDPLREFVNNKFAKLEQYFDRINQVYVVLSVEKVQQIAEATVHVNGGELHATSEDENMYAAIDTLIDKLARQLNKHKDKLKQH encoded by the coding sequence ATGCAGCTCAACATTACCGGACACCACATCGAAATCACCGATCCGTTGCGCGAGTTCGTGAACAACAAGTTCGCCAAACTCGAACAGTACTTTGATCGCATCAATCAGGTGTATGTTGTATTAAGTGTGGAAAAAGTGCAGCAAATTGCGGAAGCAACGGTGCACGTGAATGGAGGCGAGTTGCACGCCACCTCGGAAGACGAGAATATGTATGCCGCAATTGATACGCTGATCGACAAATTGGCACGTCAATTGAACAAACATAAAGACAAATTGAAGCAACACTGA
- a CDS encoding type II toxin-antitoxin system HigB family toxin gives MHIISREPFNNATKQYPNEATALEAIYKALRRGEFRTPDELKALFPSLDRMKYKEKWWVIDVGGNHLRILFFASFETQKVFIKHIVSHAEYDKLMQHYRRSSS, from the coding sequence ATGCATATCATTTCCAGGGAACCGTTCAATAACGCAACGAAACAATATCCCAATGAAGCCACTGCTCTCGAGGCCATTTATAAAGCGTTGCGACGGGGCGAGTTCCGCACGCCGGACGAGTTAAAAGCGCTTTTTCCTTCGCTCGATCGTATGAAATACAAAGAGAAATGGTGGGTCATTGACGTCGGCGGCAACCACCTGCGGATCTTGTTCTTTGCCAGCTTCGAGACACAGAAAGTCTTCATAAAGCATATCGTTAGCCACGCCGAATACGACAAGCTGATGCAGCACTATCGAAGGAGTTCATCATGA
- the lptC gene encoding LPS export ABC transporter periplasmic protein LptC yields the protein MSKTKLWITILLTVIVLALIGWNMTDFSDDTAPGPVNDQDPTYQSQHTVTVVYNPAGKLNYKLVAEDAKYYTAGELSWFTQPVMTLFDENAVATWSVRADRAKLTKDRMLYLYGHVEVNSLTTTSQLEKIKTDNAQVNLVTQDVTSDDEVTLYGTNFTSNGMKMRGNLRTKTAELIDKVKTNYEIQNQKPTP from the coding sequence ATGAGTAAAACCAAACTGTGGATCACCATCCTGTTGACGGTGATCGTTCTGGCGCTGATCGGCTGGAACATGACGGACTTCAGCGACGACACGGCCCCTGGCCCGGTCAACGATCAGGATCCGACCTACCAGAGCCAGCACACGGTCACCGTGGTGTACAACCCGGCCGGCAAGCTGAATTACAAACTGGTGGCGGAAGACGCGAAGTATTACACCGCCGGCGAGCTGAGCTGGTTCACCCAGCCAGTGATGACGCTGTTCGATGAGAATGCGGTGGCCACCTGGTCAGTTCGCGCCGATCGCGCCAAACTGACTAAAGACCGAATGCTGTATCTGTATGGTCACGTCGAGGTGAACAGCCTGACCACCACCTCGCAGCTGGAAAAAATTAAGACGGACAACGCTCAGGTAAACCTGGTCACCCAGGACGTCACCTCCGATGACGAAGTCACGCTTTACGGGACCAATTTTACCTCTAACGGCATGAAAATGCGTGGGAACCTGCGGACCAAAACCGCTGAGCTGATTGATAAGGTTAAGACCAACTATGAAATTCAGAACCAAAAACCAACTCCGTAA
- the lptA gene encoding lipopolysaccharide ABC transporter substrate-binding protein LptA produces MKFRTKNQLRNLLLGSLVLAASAPALALKSDSSQPVSIDSLKQSLDMQSNVSTFTDNVVIKQGTIDIRADKVVVTRPGGDQNKTYIEAFGNPVTFYQMQDSGKPVKGHAQKVRYDVATQLVTLTGNAYLEQLDSNVKGDRITYLVQQQQMQAFSDKGKRVTTVLVPSQLQDKNEQKKSN; encoded by the coding sequence ATGAAATTCAGAACCAAAAACCAACTCCGTAACCTGTTGCTCGGCAGCTTAGTTTTGGCCGCCAGCGCCCCCGCTCTGGCGCTGAAATCCGACTCCAGCCAGCCGGTCAGCATTGACTCGCTCAAGCAGTCGTTGGACATGCAAAGCAACGTCAGCACCTTCACCGACAACGTGGTGATCAAACAGGGCACCATCGATATTCGCGCCGACAAGGTGGTGGTCACCCGCCCGGGCGGGGATCAGAATAAGACCTATATTGAAGCGTTCGGCAACCCGGTAACCTTCTACCAGATGCAGGACAGCGGCAAGCCGGTCAAAGGCCACGCGCAGAAAGTGCGTTACGACGTGGCGACCCAGCTGGTGACCCTGACGGGCAACGCCTATCTGGAGCAGCTCGACAGCAACGTGAAAGGCGATCGCATCACCTATCTGGTGCAACAGCAGCAAATGCAGGCGTTTAGCGATAAAGGCAAACGCGTGACAACGGTTCTGGTACCGTCGCAGTTGCAAGACAAAAACGAGCAAAAAAAGAGTAACTAA
- the kdsC gene encoding 3-deoxy-manno-octulosonate-8-phosphatase KdsC: MGMVETCYGPVEQEVMARAGNIRLLICDVDGVLSDGLIFMGNNGEELKAFNVRDGYGIRCLKTSDIEVAIITGRSAKLLEDRAQTLGITHLYQGQSDKLLAFRELLDKLSLTADQVAYIGDDLIDWPVMAQVGLAVAVADAHPLLTPRAHYVTRIAGGRGAVRELCDIILLAQNKLEDAKGLSI; the protein is encoded by the coding sequence ATGGGTATGGTAGAAACCTGCTACGGGCCGGTAGAACAAGAGGTTATGGCGCGTGCCGGGAACATCCGCCTGTTGATTTGCGACGTTGACGGCGTGCTGTCGGACGGCCTGATCTTCATGGGCAACAACGGTGAAGAACTGAAGGCGTTCAACGTGCGCGACGGCTACGGCATCCGCTGCTTGAAAACCTCAGACATCGAGGTGGCGATCATCACCGGGCGCTCCGCCAAGCTGCTGGAGGACCGCGCGCAGACGCTCGGCATCACCCATCTGTATCAGGGGCAGTCCGATAAGCTTTTGGCCTTCCGCGAACTGTTGGATAAACTGTCGTTAACGGCGGATCAGGTCGCCTATATCGGCGATGACCTGATCGACTGGCCGGTGATGGCGCAGGTCGGCCTGGCGGTCGCGGTGGCGGACGCCCATCCGCTGCTGACGCCGCGCGCCCACTACGTCACCCGCATTGCCGGCGGCCGCGGCGCGGTGCGCGAACTGTGCGACATCATTCTTTTGGCTCAAAATAAGCTGGAGGACGCCAAAGGGCTGTCGATATGA
- the ptsN gene encoding PTS IIA-like nitrogen regulatory protein PtsN → MNNEYMQLSSVLNIECTKSSVHCTSKKRALEIISELAAKQLNLPSQVVFDAVLTRERMGSTGIGNGIAIPHGKLEEDTLRAVGVFIRLDQPIAFDAIDNQPVDLLFALLVPADQCKTHLHTLSLVAKRLADKTVCRRLRAAQSDEELYQIITE, encoded by the coding sequence ATGAACAACGAATATATGCAATTAAGCTCGGTGTTAAACATCGAGTGCACCAAAAGCTCGGTACACTGCACCAGCAAGAAGCGGGCTTTGGAAATTATCAGCGAACTGGCCGCCAAACAGCTCAACCTGCCTTCGCAGGTGGTGTTTGACGCGGTTCTCACCCGGGAGCGCATGGGCAGCACCGGTATCGGCAACGGTATCGCCATTCCCCACGGCAAACTGGAAGAGGACACACTGCGGGCCGTTGGCGTGTTTATCCGTCTCGACCAACCCATCGCTTTCGACGCTATCGACAACCAGCCGGTCGACCTGCTGTTCGCGCTGCTGGTGCCTGCCGATCAGTGCAAAACCCATTTGCATACGCTGTCGCTGGTCGCCAAACGCCTGGCCGACAAAACCGTATGCCGCCGCCTGCGCGCCGCGCAGAGCGACGAAGAACTTTACCAAATCATCACCGAGTGA
- the rpoN gene encoding RNA polymerase factor sigma-54, producing MKQGLQLRLSQQLAMTPQLQQAIRLLQLSTLELQQEIQLALESNPLLEQTDLHDEIDAKETQETEGLDTREALEQKDMPEELPLDATWDEIYTAGTPSGTGTDYSDDELPVYQGETTQTLQDYLMWQVDLTPFSDTDAAIATSIVDAVDDTGYLTVPLEDILESLGDENVTLEEVEAVLKRVQRFDPIGVAARDLRDCLLVQLSQYAKDTPYLAEARLIISDHLDLLANHDFRSLMRSTRLKEDTLKEAMLLIQSLDPRPGQSINTGESEYVIPDVLVRKTQNKWTVELNGDSVPRLKINQQYAALGNSARSEADGQFIRSNLQEAKWLIKSLESRNETLLKVTRCIVDQQQAFFEQGEEFMKPMVLADIAQAVEMHESTISRVTTQKFLHSPRGIFELKYFFSSHVNTDSGGEASSTAIRALVKKLIAAENPAKPLSDSKLATLLADQGIIVARRTVAKYRESLSIPPSNQRKQLV from the coding sequence ATGAAGCAAGGTTTGCAACTCAGGCTCAGTCAACAGCTGGCCATGACTCCTCAGCTCCAGCAGGCGATCCGCCTGCTGCAGTTGTCCACGCTTGAGCTTCAGCAAGAGATCCAGCTGGCGCTGGAGAGCAATCCGCTGCTTGAACAGACCGATCTGCACGACGAAATCGACGCCAAAGAAACCCAGGAGACCGAGGGGCTCGATACCCGCGAGGCCTTGGAGCAGAAAGACATGCCGGAAGAGCTGCCGCTGGACGCCACGTGGGATGAAATCTATACCGCGGGCACGCCGTCCGGCACCGGCACCGACTACAGCGACGACGAGCTGCCGGTCTATCAGGGCGAGACCACCCAAACGCTGCAGGATTACCTGATGTGGCAGGTGGATCTGACGCCGTTTTCCGATACCGACGCCGCCATCGCCACCTCCATCGTCGACGCGGTGGACGACACCGGCTATCTCACCGTGCCGCTGGAAGACATTCTGGAAAGCCTGGGCGACGAAAACGTGACCCTCGAGGAAGTCGAGGCGGTGTTGAAGCGCGTGCAGCGTTTCGATCCGATCGGCGTCGCCGCGCGCGATCTGCGCGATTGCCTGCTGGTGCAGCTCTCCCAATACGCCAAAGACACCCCTTACCTGGCCGAAGCGCGGCTGATCATCAGCGACCATCTGGATCTGCTGGCCAACCACGACTTTCGCAGCCTGATGCGATCAACCCGGCTAAAAGAAGATACACTGAAAGAAGCGATGCTGCTGATTCAGTCGCTCGATCCGCGCCCGGGGCAGTCGATCAATACCGGCGAATCGGAATACGTGATTCCGGACGTGCTGGTGCGCAAGACGCAGAACAAATGGACGGTCGAGCTCAACGGCGACAGCGTGCCGCGTTTGAAGATCAATCAGCAATACGCCGCGCTGGGCAACAGCGCCCGCAGTGAAGCCGACGGCCAGTTCATCCGCAGCAACCTGCAGGAAGCCAAGTGGCTGATTAAAAGCCTGGAGAGCCGCAATGAGACGCTGCTGAAGGTCACCCGCTGCATCGTCGATCAACAGCAGGCGTTCTTCGAGCAAGGCGAAGAGTTTATGAAACCCATGGTGCTGGCGGATATCGCCCAGGCCGTGGAGATGCATGAATCGACGATCTCGCGCGTCACCACGCAGAAGTTTCTGCACAGCCCGCGCGGCATTTTCGAATTGAAATATTTCTTCTCCAGCCACGTGAATACCGACAGCGGCGGCGAAGCCTCCTCGACGGCGATCCGCGCGTTGGTGAAGAAATTGATTGCGGCGGAAAACCCCGCCAAACCACTCAGCGACAGCAAGCTGGCCACCCTGCTCGCCGATCAGGGGATCATCGTGGCGCGGCGCACCGTCGCCAAGTACCGAGAGTCTTTGTCCATCCCGCCGTCGAACCAGCGTAAACAGTTGGTTTGA
- the kdsD gene encoding arabinose-5-phosphate isomerase KdsD has product MSNIELQPGFDFQQAGKEVLQIEREGLAQLDSYINADFTRACETIAACGGKVVVMGMGKSGHIGCKIAATFASTGTPSFFVHPAEASHGDLGMVTPQDIVLAISNSGESSEILALIPVLKRQQITLICMTNNPESSMGKAADIHLCIKVPQEACPLGLAPTTSTTATLVMGDALAVALLKARGFTPEDFALSHPGGALGRKLLLRVSDIMHSGDEIPHVSADASLRDALLEITRKNLGLTVICDDLMKIAGIFTDGDLRRVFDMGINLHEAKIADVMTPGGVRVRPNLLAVDALNLMQQRHITALLVADGDQLLGVVHMHDMLRAGVV; this is encoded by the coding sequence ATGTCGAACATTGAGTTGCAACCGGGCTTCGATTTTCAACAGGCCGGCAAAGAAGTGCTTCAGATAGAGCGTGAAGGGCTGGCTCAGCTCGACAGCTACATCAACGCAGACTTCACCCGCGCCTGCGAAACCATCGCCGCCTGCGGCGGCAAAGTGGTGGTGATGGGCATGGGCAAATCCGGCCACATCGGCTGCAAGATCGCCGCCACCTTCGCCAGCACCGGCACGCCCTCATTCTTCGTTCATCCTGCGGAGGCCAGCCATGGCGATTTGGGCATGGTCACCCCGCAGGACATCGTGCTCGCCATCTCCAACTCCGGCGAGTCCAGCGAGATCCTGGCGCTGATCCCGGTGTTGAAACGCCAACAGATCACCCTCATCTGTATGACTAACAATCCGGAAAGCTCGATGGGTAAAGCGGCGGATATCCACCTGTGCATCAAGGTGCCGCAGGAAGCCTGCCCGCTGGGGCTGGCGCCGACCACCAGCACCACCGCCACGCTGGTGATGGGCGATGCGCTGGCCGTCGCGCTGCTGAAAGCGCGCGGTTTCACGCCGGAAGATTTCGCGCTGTCGCATCCGGGCGGCGCACTCGGCCGCAAACTGCTGCTGCGGGTTAGCGATATCATGCACAGCGGCGATGAAATCCCCCACGTCAGCGCCGACGCCTCGTTGCGCGACGCGTTGCTGGAAATCACCCGCAAAAATCTGGGCCTGACGGTGATCTGCGACGATCTGATGAAAATCGCCGGCATCTTTACCGATGGCGACCTGCGCCGGGTGTTCGACATGGGCATCAACCTGCACGAGGCGAAGATTGCCGATGTCATGACGCCGGGCGGCGTGCGGGTGCGCCCCAACCTCCTGGCGGTCGATGCATTGAACCTGATGCAACAACGCCACATCACCGCGCTGCTGGTTGCCGATGGCGACCAGTTGCTGGGTGTGGTACATATGCATGACATGCTGCGCGCCGGCGTCGTTTAA
- a CDS encoding calcium/sodium antiporter: MFLAIALLIVGLFLLVYGADRLVYGAAVISRSLGVPPLIIGMTIVGIGTSLPELIVSTTAALNGQIDMAVGNVLGSNITNILLILGVAALIHPLAARSEILRRELPLMLAVTVLCGFVLVDGTLSRLDGVLLLAAAAGFILLMLKIARLAQREGSDSLTMEQIAELPQDSSNTVAVLWLVLAFIILPLSSRMVVDNATVIAHYFGLSELVVGLTIIAIGTSLPELATSIAGALKGEDDMAIGNIIGSNIFNTVIVLGVPALLSPGSVDTAAFQRDYWVMLAASVLLSVLCIGRKHRIGHLAGALLLCGFIAYLAVLFFNPFSTFG, translated from the coding sequence ATGTTTCTCGCGATAGCATTATTAATCGTTGGTTTATTTCTACTGGTGTACGGTGCAGACCGCTTAGTTTATGGTGCTGCCGTGATTTCCCGCTCGCTCGGCGTACCGCCGCTGATCATCGGCATGACCATCGTCGGCATCGGCACTTCGCTGCCGGAGCTGATCGTGTCCACCACCGCCGCGCTGAACGGGCAGATAGATATGGCCGTTGGCAACGTATTAGGTTCCAACATCACCAACATTTTATTGATCCTGGGCGTGGCGGCGTTGATTCACCCGCTGGCCGCGCGCTCTGAGATACTGCGGCGCGAACTGCCGCTGATGTTAGCGGTCACAGTATTATGCGGTTTCGTGTTGGTGGACGGCACCCTGAGCAGGCTGGACGGCGTGCTGCTACTGGCCGCCGCCGCCGGCTTCATCCTGCTGATGCTGAAAATCGCCCGGCTGGCGCAGCGCGAGGGCAGCGACAGCCTGACCATGGAGCAGATCGCCGAGCTGCCGCAGGACAGCAGCAATACCGTGGCCGTGCTGTGGCTGGTGCTGGCGTTTATCATTCTGCCGCTCTCTTCAAGAATGGTGGTCGATAACGCGACGGTGATCGCGCACTATTTCGGTCTGAGCGAACTGGTGGTCGGTTTGACCATTATCGCCATCGGCACCAGCCTGCCCGAACTGGCCACCTCCATCGCCGGGGCGCTCAAGGGCGAGGATGATATGGCGATTGGCAATATCATCGGCTCCAATATTTTCAACACGGTGATCGTGCTGGGCGTACCCGCCCTGCTGTCGCCGGGCAGCGTAGACACCGCCGCCTTCCAGCGCGATTACTGGGTGATGCTGGCGGCCAGCGTGCTGCTGAGCGTGCTGTGCATCGGCCGCAAACATCGCATCGGCCACCTGGCGGGCGCGCTGTTATTATGCGGCTTTATTGCGTATCTTGCGGTGCTGTTCTTTAACCCTTTCAGTACTTTCGGCTAA
- a CDS encoding BglG family transcription antiterminator, translated as MVRFPYPRLAYLFDALQTETLPQDELAKRFAVSTRTVRADITALNEILDKYGARFVHSRGAGYRLQVDNAALFSALQHQERRKQATPRSAQERVHYLLVRFLTSAFSLKLEDLADEWFVSRGTLQNDMAEVRERLAHYQLTIETKPRYGMKLFGAEMAIRACLTDLLFQLQLADAENPLLNNEILLQPQVAAFAGLLHPLLSQYAIRLTDEGEQYLIFYCAVALRRINDGYPLPDFEVEDGDEAVRQVSTRLAAELRAASGKEISMAEEAYLRVNIAARRVQDVQPTEINADDEEALVDYILSYINAHYNYNLQGDEQLRADLLTHIKTMITRVKYQINIPNPLLANIKQHYPMAYDVTLAAVSSWGKYTPYTLSENEIGYLVLHIGVGLERHYNIGYERHPQVMLVCDTGNSTVRMIQAQIARKYPQLVMTRIVSLRDYEMLAHIDEDFVISNARIGEKNKPVVVMSPFPTDYQLEQLGKLVLVDRTKPYMLEKFFDAEHFMVLNEPLTQAELFSRVCGQLEREGYVGADFYPSVVEREAIVSTLLGEGIALPHSLGLLAKKTVVVTLLAPQGVAWGEGEVAHVIFLLAISKSDYEEAMAIYELFVTFVRERSMSRLLGSDSFDSFKAVALDCLSRS; from the coding sequence ATGGTGCGATTTCCTTACCCGCGTTTGGCTTACTTGTTCGATGCTTTGCAAACCGAGACTTTGCCGCAGGATGAGCTGGCGAAGCGTTTCGCCGTGTCCACCCGCACGGTGCGGGCGGATATCACCGCGCTGAACGAGATCCTGGACAAATACGGCGCGCGCTTCGTGCATAGCCGCGGGGCCGGCTATCGTTTGCAGGTCGATAACGCCGCGCTGTTCAGCGCCCTGCAGCATCAGGAGCGCCGCAAACAGGCCACCCCGCGCAGCGCGCAGGAGCGGGTGCATTATCTGCTGGTGCGTTTTTTGACCTCAGCCTTCTCTCTCAAACTGGAAGATCTGGCCGACGAATGGTTCGTCAGCCGCGGCACGCTGCAAAACGACATGGCTGAGGTGAGAGAGCGTCTGGCGCACTATCAATTGACGATCGAAACCAAGCCGCGCTACGGCATGAAGCTGTTCGGCGCGGAGATGGCGATCCGCGCCTGCCTGACCGATCTGCTGTTCCAGCTGCAGCTGGCCGACGCCGAGAACCCGTTGCTCAACAACGAGATCCTGTTGCAGCCGCAGGTGGCGGCGTTCGCCGGATTGCTGCACCCGCTGTTGTCGCAATACGCCATTCGCCTGACCGACGAGGGCGAGCAGTACCTGATCTTCTACTGCGCGGTGGCGCTGCGGCGCATCAACGACGGTTATCCGCTGCCGGACTTCGAGGTGGAGGACGGCGACGAGGCGGTGCGTCAGGTGTCGACCCGTCTGGCGGCGGAGCTGCGCGCGGCCTCCGGCAAAGAGATCTCGATGGCCGAAGAGGCCTATCTGCGGGTCAACATCGCCGCGCGGCGCGTGCAGGACGTGCAGCCGACCGAGATCAACGCCGACGATGAAGAGGCGCTGGTGGACTACATCCTGTCCTACATCAACGCACACTATAACTACAACCTGCAGGGCGACGAGCAGCTGCGGGCCGATCTGCTCACCCATATCAAGACCATGATTACGCGGGTGAAATACCAGATCAACATCCCCAATCCGCTGCTGGCCAACATCAAGCAGCACTATCCGATGGCTTACGACGTGACGCTGGCGGCGGTCTCCAGCTGGGGCAAGTACACGCCTTATACCCTGAGTGAAAACGAGATCGGCTATCTGGTGTTGCACATCGGCGTGGGGCTGGAGCGGCATTACAACATCGGTTATGAACGCCACCCGCAGGTGATGCTGGTGTGCGACACCGGCAACTCGACGGTGCGCATGATCCAGGCGCAGATTGCGCGCAAGTACCCGCAGCTGGTGATGACGCGCATCGTTTCGCTGCGCGATTACGAGATGCTCGCGCACATCGACGAAGACTTCGTGATTTCCAACGCCCGCATCGGCGAGAAGAACAAGCCGGTGGTGGTGATGTCGCCGTTCCCGACCGATTATCAGCTGGAACAACTGGGCAAATTGGTGCTGGTGGATCGCACCAAACCGTACATGCTGGAGAAGTTCTTCGACGCCGAACATTTTATGGTGCTCAACGAGCCGCTGACGCAGGCGGAGCTGTTCAGCCGGGTGTGCGGCCAGCTGGAGCGAGAAGGGTATGTCGGCGCGGATTTTTATCCGTCGGTGGTCGAACGCGAGGCGATCGTTTCCACGCTGCTGGGCGAGGGCATCGCGCTGCCGCATTCGCTGGGGCTGCTGGCGAAGAAGACCGTGGTGGTGACGCTGCTGGCGCCGCAGGGCGTCGCCTGGGGGGAAGGTGAGGTTGCGCACGTGATTTTCCTGCTGGCGATCAGCAAGAGCGATTATGAAGAGGCGATGGCGATCTACGAGCTGTTCGTCACCTTCGTGCGTGAACGTTCAATGAGCCGCCTGCTGGGCAGCGACAGCTTCGACAGCTTCAAAGCGGTGGCGCTGGACTGCCTGAGCCGGAGTTGA